The following coding sequences are from one Paenibacillus sp. JDR-2 window:
- a CDS encoding alpha/beta hydrolase: MKHIFKQGTNPAAPVLVLFHGTGGTEHDLLPLAAAFSPESSVLSIRGNVSENGMSRYFRRIAEGVFDLEDLVFRTKELNDFLDRAAEEYGFDRRNLVAVGYSNGANIAGSLLFHYKDSLRGAILHHPMVPIRGLELPDLSGVPVFMGAGENDPICSPEETNELEALLGGAGAAVDVHWERFGHQLTRSEVAAAAAWYKDHF; the protein is encoded by the coding sequence ATGAAGCATATATTCAAACAGGGGACGAATCCGGCGGCGCCGGTCCTCGTCCTGTTCCACGGCACAGGCGGCACAGAGCATGACCTGCTGCCGCTTGCAGCAGCTTTTTCGCCGGAGTCGTCCGTACTCAGCATCCGGGGCAATGTATCCGAGAACGGAATGTCGCGTTATTTCCGCCGGATTGCGGAAGGCGTATTCGATCTGGAGGATCTAGTGTTCCGGACAAAAGAGCTGAATGATTTTCTTGACCGGGCGGCAGAGGAGTACGGGTTCGATCGCCGTAACCTGGTAGCCGTGGGTTACTCCAACGGCGCTAATATCGCGGGCAGCTTGCTGTTCCATTACAAAGACTCGCTGCGCGGGGCAATCCTGCATCATCCGATGGTACCGATCCGGGGTCTTGAATTGCCGGATCTGTCCGGAGTGCCGGTATTTATGGGGGCAGGGGAGAATGATCCGATCTGCTCGCCCGAGGAGACTAACGAGCTGGAAGCCTTGCTTGGCGGTGCGGGCGCAGCGGTAGACGTGCATTGGGAACGGTTCGGTCATCAGCTTACCCGTTCCGAGGTAGCTGCGGCGGCAGCTTGGTATAAAGACCATTTCTAA
- a CDS encoding flavin reductase family protein: MIRIDAENLSERENYKLLTGTVVPRPIALVTTLSEDGVLNAAPFSYFNIVTADPPLISVSVQRKRGIRKDTSRHAVARGEFVVHIADESYVEKLNATAASLPPEESEVALAGLTAVPSERISVPGIADAKVRLECVLEQAIPLGGTADAPAADLLIGRVIRYHLHESIADERNHIDASVLQPVSRLAGASYAKLGELFEVERPS; encoded by the coding sequence ATGATCCGGATTGATGCAGAAAACTTAAGCGAGCGGGAGAATTACAAGCTGCTTACGGGTACGGTTGTTCCAAGGCCGATTGCCCTGGTAACGACCTTATCCGAGGATGGCGTGCTGAACGCAGCGCCATTCAGTTATTTCAATATCGTGACGGCTGATCCGCCGCTGATCTCCGTATCCGTGCAACGCAAAAGAGGTATCCGGAAGGATACCTCTCGTCATGCCGTCGCAAGAGGTGAGTTTGTCGTTCACATTGCGGATGAATCGTATGTGGAAAAGCTGAATGCTACGGCAGCCAGCCTGCCGCCGGAAGAGAGCGAGGTTGCTCTCGCCGGACTGACGGCGGTTCCTAGCGAACGCATTTCCGTTCCCGGCATTGCGGATGCCAAGGTCCGGCTGGAATGCGTGCTGGAGCAGGCGATTCCGCTTGGCGGAACGGCCGATGCTCCAGCTGCCGACCTGTTGATCGGCCGTGTTATCCGCTACCATCTCCATGAATCCATCGCGGATGAACGGAACCATATCGATGCGTCGGTGCTTCAGCCGGTCAGCCGTCTTGCAGGCGCTTCGTATGCGAAGCTTGGCGAGCTGTTCGAAGTAGAGCGGCCTTCGTAA
- a CDS encoding alpha/beta-type small acid-soluble spore protein — translation MGRRSRRLLVPEAGAAMQTLKANVMRQEGYAVDENSPDDVKYEVASEMGIRMNRNGDNGNMKTEDAGHVGGKIGGAMIREMIRMAQEKLAKRQP, via the coding sequence ATGGGAAGACGCAGCAGAAGATTACTTGTTCCTGAAGCAGGGGCGGCCATGCAGACCTTAAAGGCGAACGTGATGCGCCAGGAAGGCTACGCGGTAGACGAGAACAGTCCGGATGACGTGAAATACGAAGTAGCCAGCGAAATGGGAATCCGCATGAACCGCAATGGCGACAACGGGAATATGAAAACCGAGGATGCCGGTCATGTCGGCGGAAAAATCGGCGGTGCCATGATCCGTGAAATGATCCGGATGGCGCAGGAGAAATTAGCAAAGCGGCAGCCTTAA
- a CDS encoding WGxxGxxG-CTERM domain-containing protein, translating into MKKTLFSTLCAATIVMSAASVPAFAASAKDEVATDNFRSTHYGSTTYGTYGTDGNSTTPSRTNNYNGTLNGTNGFGTNSYGMNTYGTNPYGTNNYSTTNGYGLNNYGTYSTNNGYNPNRNSFIGNTNRMNSYSTTGTTGTVTGTRALTNGNYRTLATTNDRTNNWGWLGLLGLVGLFGLRSRDRERT; encoded by the coding sequence ATGAAAAAGACATTGTTCTCAACGCTGTGCGCCGCAACTATTGTGATGTCCGCCGCTTCCGTACCAGCCTTTGCCGCTTCCGCCAAAGATGAAGTTGCAACGGATAACTTCCGCAGCACGCATTACGGTTCCACGACTTACGGCACTTACGGTACGGACGGCAACAGCACAACGCCTAGCCGTACGAACAATTACAATGGAACATTAAACGGAACGAACGGCTTCGGCACAAACAGCTACGGTATGAACACTTATGGCACCAACCCGTACGGCACGAACAACTACAGCACCACCAATGGTTACGGATTAAACAATTACGGCACTTATAGTACAAACAATGGCTACAATCCTAACCGGAACAGCTTCATTGGCAATACAAACCGGATGAACAGCTATAGTACGACAGGTACTACAGGTACGGTTACAGGAACGCGTGCCCTAACAAATGGCAATTACCGTACTTTGGCAACCACGAATGACCGCACTAATAATTGGGGTTGGCTTGGCCTTCTTGGTCTAGTCGGATTGTTCGGCCTCAGAAGCCGCGATCGCGAACGCACCTAA
- a CDS encoding VOC family protein → MTNQRTAGIHHITAFVKHPQVTTDFYAGVLGLRLVKKTINFDAPEVYHLYFGDQAGSPGTIITFFPWENSRKGVVGGGQVGYTTYVVPEGTLGFWKERLAKFRIEFNETSRFGEQYLQFADPDGLLVELVAREEGPRSTWSFGGVSADNAIKGFGGAILYSTNPAATAQLLEHVMGLSKVDEENGLARYQSFGELGNIIDVNTEPMAAGHGGHGTVHHIAWRAKDDAEHLTWQQHIAANGFQPTPIVDRQYFNALYFREQGGILFEIATDPPGFARDEDPEHLGEQLMLPAWYEQHRATLEQLLTPFDVRVMELDR, encoded by the coding sequence ATGACAAATCAACGTACAGCAGGTATCCATCATATTACGGCTTTCGTAAAACATCCTCAGGTGACTACAGACTTTTACGCAGGGGTGCTTGGTCTGCGTCTCGTGAAAAAAACAATCAACTTTGATGCACCTGAAGTGTACCATCTGTACTTCGGCGACCAAGCCGGCAGCCCTGGCACAATTATCACGTTCTTCCCTTGGGAAAACTCCCGTAAAGGCGTTGTAGGCGGCGGTCAGGTAGGTTACACCACTTATGTCGTGCCTGAAGGTACCCTGGGCTTCTGGAAAGAACGCCTTGCGAAATTCCGGATCGAATTCAATGAGACCTCACGCTTTGGCGAGCAGTACCTGCAATTCGCCGATCCGGACGGCTTGCTTGTAGAGCTGGTAGCGCGCGAAGAAGGTCCAAGAAGCACATGGTCGTTTGGCGGCGTATCGGCCGATAATGCGATCAAAGGCTTTGGAGGCGCTATTCTGTACAGTACCAATCCGGCGGCAACCGCGCAATTGCTGGAGCATGTAATGGGTCTGTCGAAAGTGGATGAAGAGAACGGTCTGGCACGTTACCAATCGTTTGGCGAACTGGGCAACATCATCGACGTGAATACGGAGCCAATGGCAGCCGGTCATGGCGGTCACGGTACCGTTCACCATATCGCCTGGAGAGCAAAAGACGATGCCGAGCATCTCACTTGGCAGCAACATATAGCAGCGAACGGCTTCCAGCCAACCCCAATCGTCGACCGTCAGTACTTTAATGCGCTCTACTTCCGCGAGCAAGGCGGCATACTGTTCGAGATCGCTACGGATCCTCCGGGATTCGCCCGTGACGAAGATCCTGAACATCTTGGCGAACAGCTGATGCTGCCGGCATGGTACGAGCAACACCGTGCAACTCTGGAGCAGCTGCTCACACCGTTTGATGTACGGGTAATGGAACTGGATCGTTAA
- a CDS encoding glycosyl hydrolase 115 family protein: protein MLNDNYIAFSYHEGHFPLSHDGKAADIYVSEQDYAGVIRAVSDLQQDIYKVTQTKPQIIRQAEELKYSTVIIGTIGKSALIEKLIAEGKLDAASLTGKWESFVLQTVANPLPGVHEALIIAGSDKRGTIYGIYDICEQIGVSPWYYWADAPVRKRTALMFRNGIYKQGEPSVKYRGIFLNDEGPSLMAWVRENFGDFKHNFYEHVFELLLRLKANYLWPAMWDNTFYEDDELNPAVADMYGIVISTSHHEPMQRPHGDWKKHKQGPWDYCINEEVLYKFWEEGIRRSAGYENVISLGMRGDGDEAMGGQLSFREKIELLQRIVQDQRHIIGEQMQTDPSEVPQLWALYKEVQEYYENGMRVPDDITLLWSDDNHGNLRRVPAEEERRRSGGAGIYYHLDYMGGPRSYKWVNTVPLEKIWEQMHKAYEYGADRIWILNVGDLKPMECQLEFFLRMAWNMDEWNKDNIGDYSIGWAERQFGSIYAEEAALIINRYSKWNGRLKPELLNAVSLYSSVHYKEADNLLAELHGTVKLAEQVYRDIPAAAKDAFFQTVLYPAKASAQVLEMYIRVARSKLYAAQGRASANIEAKLAKQLFEADASLTFMYNHEIASGKWNHMMDQLHIGYTYWNQPEEHIMPEVGTVKLTREKSGLGVAVEGSELAWPRDPQLPALSFDTYTRESRYIDLFNQGTDAFNFCARADLPWIKLSRTTGSVEIEERLWIEIDWNEVPLSDKITGSITLIDLLTSKAFSVMIHVMNPASPSREALTGFMETNGYISIEAEHYSTNNEGGGASWQVIPNYGRTLSSMAVFPVTVPSTPIPEPDASPCLEYEVYLTTPGELTVTALIAPTIDFIPGQGLRLGVSFDDGPVQVASAIGLTNEGGYSEPDWEQSVILNIRSVVTKHTLPETGYHKLKIWMVDPIVVLQKIVIDTGGLKPSYLGPPESYRGSR, encoded by the coding sequence ATGCTGAACGACAACTATATCGCATTCAGTTATCACGAAGGCCATTTTCCGCTTTCCCATGATGGGAAGGCGGCCGATATTTACGTATCCGAACAAGATTACGCAGGTGTTATCCGGGCAGTATCAGACTTGCAACAGGATATTTATAAAGTCACGCAAACGAAACCGCAAATCATTCGTCAGGCAGAAGAGCTGAAGTACAGCACGGTTATTATAGGCACAATCGGAAAGTCCGCCCTGATCGAGAAGCTTATCGCGGAAGGAAAACTGGATGCCGCCAGTCTGACGGGCAAATGGGAGTCCTTTGTGCTGCAGACGGTTGCTAATCCTCTGCCGGGCGTGCACGAAGCTCTTATCATCGCGGGAAGCGATAAACGAGGCACGATCTACGGCATTTACGATATTTGCGAGCAGATTGGCGTATCGCCTTGGTATTATTGGGCTGATGCTCCGGTCCGCAAACGAACGGCATTAATGTTCCGCAACGGCATTTACAAACAAGGCGAGCCATCCGTCAAATACAGAGGTATTTTCTTGAATGACGAAGGTCCTTCTCTTATGGCCTGGGTCCGGGAGAACTTCGGGGACTTCAAGCACAATTTTTATGAACACGTATTCGAGCTGCTGCTCCGACTCAAGGCTAACTATCTGTGGCCGGCCATGTGGGATAATACCTTTTACGAAGATGACGAGCTGAATCCCGCGGTTGCGGATATGTATGGCATCGTAATCAGCACCTCCCACCACGAGCCTATGCAGCGTCCGCATGGCGACTGGAAGAAACATAAGCAAGGGCCTTGGGATTATTGCATTAATGAGGAAGTGCTCTACAAGTTTTGGGAGGAAGGCATTCGCCGGAGCGCCGGCTACGAGAATGTCATTTCGCTTGGGATGCGGGGAGACGGCGATGAGGCAATGGGAGGTCAACTCTCGTTCCGGGAGAAAATCGAACTGCTTCAGCGGATCGTCCAGGACCAGCGCCATATTATTGGCGAGCAGATGCAGACCGATCCCTCGGAAGTTCCGCAGTTATGGGCATTGTATAAAGAGGTTCAGGAATATTACGAGAACGGCATGCGCGTGCCGGATGACATTACGCTTTTGTGGTCCGACGACAATCATGGGAATCTGCGCAGAGTACCCGCCGAAGAGGAGCGGCGCCGTTCCGGAGGGGCGGGCATCTACTACCATCTAGACTACATGGGTGGTCCGCGTTCCTATAAATGGGTTAATACAGTGCCGCTAGAGAAAATTTGGGAGCAGATGCACAAAGCCTACGAGTACGGCGCAGACCGGATTTGGATACTGAACGTCGGCGATTTGAAGCCGATGGAATGCCAGCTGGAGTTCTTTCTTCGGATGGCATGGAACATGGACGAATGGAATAAGGACAACATCGGAGACTACAGCATCGGTTGGGCGGAGCGGCAATTCGGCTCCATCTATGCGGAAGAGGCCGCGCTTATCATTAACCGGTATTCCAAATGGAACGGAAGGCTGAAGCCGGAGCTGCTAAACGCCGTTTCGCTATACAGCTCCGTGCATTATAAAGAGGCGGACAACCTTCTGGCCGAGCTTCATGGGACCGTCAAGCTGGCCGAGCAGGTGTATCGGGACATTCCTGCTGCAGCCAAAGACGCCTTCTTCCAGACGGTGCTCTATCCGGCCAAAGCATCTGCCCAGGTACTCGAGATGTATATCCGCGTCGCGAGGAGCAAGCTGTATGCCGCCCAGGGACGGGCTTCAGCGAACATTGAGGCTAAGCTCGCCAAGCAGCTATTCGAAGCTGATGCCTCGCTCACCTTTATGTATAATCACGAGATCGCAAGCGGCAAATGGAACCATATGATGGATCAGCTTCATATCGGCTATACGTACTGGAACCAGCCGGAGGAACACATTATGCCGGAGGTTGGAACGGTTAAGCTGACACGCGAAAAATCGGGATTAGGCGTTGCTGTCGAAGGCTCGGAGCTGGCATGGCCGCGTGACCCGCAGCTTCCTGCCCTTTCCTTCGACACGTACACGAGGGAAAGCCGTTATATCGATCTGTTCAACCAGGGAACGGACGCGTTCAACTTCTGCGCGAGAGCCGATCTGCCTTGGATCAAGTTAAGCCGCACGACTGGCAGCGTTGAAATCGAAGAACGACTATGGATAGAGATCGATTGGAACGAGGTGCCGCTCAGCGATAAAATCACCGGAAGCATCACCTTAATTGATCTGCTAACCAGCAAAGCTTTCTCCGTCATGATTCACGTCATGAATCCGGCATCGCCTTCCCGCGAAGCCTTGACCGGTTTTATGGAGACTAACGGATATATCTCTATCGAGGCGGAGCATTACAGCACGAACAACGAAGGCGGCGGAGCAAGCTGGCAGGTCATTCCGAATTACGGCAGAACCTTGTCTTCCATGGCGGTATTTCCGGTAACTGTCCCTTCGACCCCCATACCCGAGCCAGACGCATCTCCTTGTTTGGAATACGAAGTATACCTGACTACGCCGGGCGAGCTTACCGTAACCGCCCTGATCGCTCCAACGATCGACTTTATTCCTGGACAAGGCTTACGGCTTGGCGTTTCGTTTGACGACGGCCCCGTTCAAGTGGCAAGCGCAATCGGCCTAACCAACGAAGGCGGCTATTCGGAGCCCGATTGGGAGCAAAGCGTTATTCTGAATATCCGCTCGGTCGTAACGAAGCATACGCTCCCGGAGACCGGTTATCATAAGCTAAAAATATGGATGGTTGATCCAATCGTTGTCCTGCAAAAAATCGTGATCGATACCGGCGGCTTAAAGCCCAGCTATCTTGGCCCGCCGGAAAGCTACCGTGGTTCACGGTAG
- a CDS encoding glycosyltransferase family A protein, translating into MIKAIIVEIEFNNRSNRGGVYRIGLTPQWIKYRMSIFMKYTLQSLLKQTNQNFHAFIRYTERTEGIIRAELAKYPKLPANIRFVADKKYGEKLRRTVGASSIFYLVRLDCDDTYHRTMIDQLHKYKPKQGTRALINQAGYIYDSVRHRMATVSKSSPPFYTWIYNSEQYFGGFRYKTVDGHSGVIKHKHEVLTKSGKRNYMVVVHNKNTLNQRLLNRHTFISNKAKVDAILGKFI; encoded by the coding sequence ATGATCAAAGCCATTATTGTAGAAATCGAATTTAACAACCGTTCGAACAGGGGCGGCGTTTACCGGATTGGACTGACCCCTCAGTGGATTAAGTACCGGATGTCCATCTTTATGAAATATACGCTTCAAAGCCTGCTCAAGCAGACGAACCAGAACTTCCACGCTTTTATTCGTTACACGGAGCGGACAGAGGGAATTATACGGGCCGAGCTCGCGAAATATCCGAAGCTGCCGGCTAATATCCGTTTCGTGGCGGACAAGAAATACGGCGAAAAGCTGCGGAGAACGGTCGGCGCAAGTTCTATTTTCTACCTTGTCCGCCTTGACTGCGATGACACCTATCACCGCACCATGATCGATCAGCTTCATAAATACAAGCCAAAGCAAGGCACTCGGGCGTTGATTAACCAAGCAGGCTACATTTATGACAGCGTGCGGCACCGGATGGCCACGGTCAGCAAATCCTCCCCGCCTTTTTATACGTGGATTTACAATTCCGAGCAATACTTTGGCGGCTTTCGATATAAGACGGTGGATGGGCACAGCGGAGTCATTAAACATAAGCATGAGGTTCTGACCAAGTCAGGCAAACGCAACTATATGGTTGTCGTGCACAACAAAAACACGCTGAATCAGAGACTTTTGAACAGACATACCTTTATCTCCAATAAGGCAAAAGTAGATGCCATTCTAGGCAAGTTTATTTAA
- a CDS encoding peptidoglycan-binding domain-containing protein encodes MKWDWMLSSREGENKGKAKKAGKILGAVVLSAALMFGGAGTTLAVGKGAKGPDIYVIQGMLKGIGSYSGKINGYYDNTTVRGVKHYQKTHGLPVTGSVDSKTFQSITYSYNTAKYGKKVSAKGVGKARGLGVGQGGGAGAGGGAGAGGGAGAGGGAGAGGGAGAGGGAGAGGGGGAGGGAGAGGGGGAGGGAGAGGGAGAGGGAGAGGGGGAGGGAGIGGGAGGGKGFGGGGGQMQEGGKGGKGFGGGGGQMQEGGKGGKGFGGGGGQMQEGGKGNKGFGGGGTGGTGGGKGIGGGGTGGSNGGGNNIAPNNQAPNAAPNPAPNKAPSENSAPNMR; translated from the coding sequence ATGAAATGGGATTGGATGTTGTCTTCCCGTGAGGGCGAGAATAAAGGGAAGGCTAAAAAGGCCGGAAAAATTCTGGGTGCGGTTGTTTTGTCTGCTGCACTTATGTTTGGCGGTGCCGGAACGACTCTTGCGGTCGGCAAAGGAGCCAAAGGACCGGACATCTATGTTATTCAAGGGATGCTTAAGGGAATCGGCAGCTATTCCGGCAAAATCAACGGTTATTATGACAATACAACCGTAAGAGGCGTCAAGCATTATCAAAAAACGCATGGCCTTCCAGTGACTGGCTCGGTAGATTCGAAAACATTCCAGTCGATTACTTACTCGTACAACACGGCAAAATACGGTAAGAAGGTAAGCGCTAAAGGCGTTGGCAAAGCTAGAGGTCTTGGCGTTGGTCAAGGCGGCGGCGCAGGAGCTGGCGGCGGCGCAGGAGCTGGTGGCGGCGCAGGAGCTGGCGGCGGCGCAGGAGCTGGCGGCGGCGCAGGAGCTGGTGGCGGCGCAGGAGCTGGTGGCGGCGGCGGAGCAGGCGGCGGCGCAGGAGCTGGCGGCGGCGGCGGAGCTGGCGGCGGCGCAGGAGCTGGTGGCGGCGCAGGAGCTGGCGGCGGCGCAGGAGCTGGTGGCGGCGGCGGAGCAGGCGGCGGCGCAGGTATCGGTGGTGGCGCAGGCGGCGGCAAAGGCTTTGGCGGCGGAGGCGGCCAAATGCAGGAAGGCGGCAAAGGCGGTAAAGGCTTTGGCGGCGGAGGCGGCCAAATGCAAGAAGGCGGCAAAGGCGGTAAAGGCTTTGGCGGCGGAGGCGGCCAAATGCAGGAAGGCGGCAAAGGCAACAAAGGCTTTGGCGGCGGTGGAACTGGCGGTACGGGCGGCGGCAAAGGAATCGGCGGTGGCGGTACCGGCGGCAGCAATGGCGGCGGCAACAACATCGCGCCTAACAATCAAGCGCCTAACGCAGCACCAAATCCGGCGCCTAACAAAGCGCCAAGCGAAAATTCCGCACCTAATATGCGTTAA
- a CDS encoding DUF1284 domain-containing protein — MQSIALRGHHLFCLLGYRGKGYSEGFCTNMTAVYETLRNDPKTIIEIIEGPDMICAAFPSDQPNHCHNSSVYRKDSEILGELQLETGNRLSWDELIGRVAAAIQPDDIHRLCYDCPWEPYGLCQEGVAHIRQAKALRALP, encoded by the coding sequence ATGCAAAGCATCGCGTTGAGAGGGCATCATCTGTTTTGTTTGCTTGGATACCGCGGCAAGGGATATTCGGAAGGCTTCTGCACGAACATGACAGCCGTTTATGAAACGCTGCGGAACGACCCGAAGACGATCATTGAAATTATCGAAGGCCCTGATATGATCTGCGCGGCTTTTCCATCAGATCAGCCGAATCATTGCCACAATTCTAGCGTGTATCGGAAGGACAGCGAAATATTAGGCGAACTACAGCTTGAGACCGGAAACCGGTTAAGCTGGGATGAGCTAATCGGACGCGTTGCTGCCGCTATTCAACCCGATGACATTCACCGGCTCTGCTACGATTGTCCGTGGGAGCCATACGGTCTATGTCAGGAAGGGGTTGCCCATATACGGCAGGCGAAAGCGCTGCGGGCATTGCCGTAA
- a CDS encoding MarR family winged helix-turn-helix transcriptional regulator yields the protein MEKEKDDSLDLYIALARASQWVNAHADRDIRKHGLNRTEFGVLELLYHKGPQPLQQIGEKVLMSSGNITYVIDKLEKKGFVSRRASTEDRRLIYAEITQAGTRFIEEVFPQHTLVIEGAVGGLTAEEKQVASLLLKKLGKFAQTTFK from the coding sequence ATGGAAAAGGAAAAAGATGATTCGCTTGATCTTTACATCGCGCTTGCCAGAGCAAGCCAATGGGTGAACGCGCATGCCGACCGGGATATCCGCAAGCATGGCCTTAACCGGACCGAGTTCGGAGTGCTGGAGCTTCTGTATCACAAAGGGCCGCAGCCCTTGCAGCAAATCGGCGAGAAGGTGCTGATGAGCAGCGGCAATATCACTTACGTCATCGATAAGCTGGAGAAGAAAGGCTTCGTCAGCCGCAGAGCTTCAACCGAAGACCGGAGGCTGATTTACGCTGAAATTACCCAAGCAGGGACACGGTTTATAGAAGAAGTGTTCCCGCAGCATACCCTCGTAATTGAGGGAGCGGTTGGAGGACTGACAGCGGAAGAGAAGCAGGTTGCAAGCCTGCTGCTCAAGAAATTAGGCAAGTTCGCGCAGACGACCTTCAAATAG
- the pepT gene encoding peptidase T, translated as MKEEIIKRLTSYVIVDTQSNDESETCPSTPGQLTLANQLVEELNSIGMQEVTIDPNGYVMATLPANTDKQVPTIGFLAHVDTATDFTGKNVKPQLVEYEGGDITLNEALGVVLSTKDFPELSQYKGHTLMTTDGTTLLGADNKAGIAEIMTAMAYLIANPDIKHGKIRVAFTPDEEIGRGPHRFDVAAFGAKYAYTVDGGPLGELEYESFNAAGAKITVNGTNVHPGTAKGKMVNSMKIAMDLHSRLPAAEAPELTEGYEGFYHLNTLQGDVEQTKMSYIIRDHNREKFEAKKANISRIVEELKAIHGPNSIVLELKDQYYNMRDKIEPVFHIVEIAREAMESLDIKPLIKPIRGGTDGSQLSYMGLPTPNIFTGGENYHGKFEYVSIDNMVKSVQVIVEVIKSFEARGQE; from the coding sequence ATGAAAGAAGAAATTATTAAACGACTGACCTCGTATGTCATCGTCGATACCCAATCCAATGACGAGAGCGAGACCTGCCCATCTACGCCGGGCCAGCTTACGCTTGCGAACCAGCTTGTTGAAGAGCTCAACTCGATCGGGATGCAAGAGGTAACAATCGACCCGAACGGTTACGTAATGGCAACTCTGCCGGCTAACACAGATAAACAGGTGCCCACCATCGGCTTCCTGGCACACGTAGATACAGCAACCGACTTTACCGGCAAAAACGTAAAGCCGCAGCTCGTTGAATATGAAGGCGGCGACATTACGCTGAACGAAGCGCTTGGCGTCGTGCTGTCGACGAAGGATTTCCCGGAGTTAAGCCAATACAAAGGCCATACGCTTATGACGACGGACGGCACAACGCTGCTTGGCGCCGATAACAAGGCCGGTATTGCCGAGATCATGACAGCCATGGCCTATCTGATCGCGAATCCGGACATCAAGCATGGCAAAATCCGCGTTGCTTTCACGCCGGATGAAGAGATCGGCCGCGGCCCGCATCGCTTTGACGTCGCTGCATTTGGCGCCAAATATGCCTATACCGTCGATGGCGGCCCGCTGGGCGAGCTGGAATACGAGAGCTTTAACGCGGCGGGTGCCAAAATTACCGTCAACGGCACCAATGTCCATCCGGGCACGGCCAAAGGCAAAATGGTCAACTCGATGAAAATCGCCATGGACCTTCACAGCCGTCTTCCGGCTGCCGAAGCGCCTGAGCTTACCGAAGGCTATGAAGGCTTCTATCATCTGAACACACTGCAGGGCGATGTGGAACAAACTAAGATGTCCTACATCATCCGCGATCATAACCGCGAGAAATTCGAAGCGAAGAAAGCGAATATCTCCCGGATCGTTGAGGAGCTAAAAGCTATTCATGGTCCCAACAGCATCGTACTCGAGCTGAAAGATCAGTACTATAACATGCGCGACAAAATCGAGCCGGTATTCCATATCGTCGAAATCGCCCGCGAAGCGATGGAAAGCCTGGATATCAAGCCGCTTATCAAGCCGATTCGCGGTGGTACCGATGGCTCACAGCTGTCGTATATGGGCCTGCCGACTCCGAATATTTTCACCGGCGGCGAGAACTACCACGGCAAATTTGAATATGTCTCCATCGATAACATGGTTAAATCCGTGCAGGTGATTGTCGAGGTTATCAAAAGCTTCGAGGCACGCGGACAAGAGTAA
- a CDS encoding GNAT family N-acetyltransferase: MWERLLPGEQAMDALRSPLFVTDEVKMNLLHRICEMSQSVIYRAAGGSAIFAGSPGHNAWLWVDEALPEEARLLLLKALVRLTGHSLRGITAEPRHAKLFAELYAVRYRVRPEYKMGMEAYYCPDIRYPSAVKGELRPTVASDAPLIADFMAGFAESAYGYKVHPASQLPTAENTIATGNLYIWIVDQMPVSMAHIAHRSPSHARINYVYTPLELRKQGFASATVAACCGLIVQENRIPMLYADLTNPDSNKVYQNIGFVESGKVADVKFVS, encoded by the coding sequence ATGTGGGAAAGATTGCTGCCTGGCGAGCAGGCTATGGATGCTTTAAGATCGCCGTTATTTGTCACAGACGAGGTAAAGATGAATTTGCTGCACCGGATATGCGAAATGAGCCAGTCGGTCATCTATAGAGCCGCAGGGGGCTCCGCGATTTTTGCCGGTTCGCCTGGTCATAATGCCTGGTTGTGGGTGGATGAGGCACTTCCGGAAGAGGCAAGACTCCTTCTCCTTAAAGCCCTGGTGAGGCTCACCGGACATTCGCTTCGAGGAATTACGGCGGAGCCTAGGCATGCCAAGCTGTTTGCGGAGCTGTACGCTGTCCGATACCGTGTGCGCCCCGAGTATAAAATGGGGATGGAAGCTTATTATTGTCCGGATATCCGGTACCCGTCGGCAGTGAAGGGGGAGCTGCGGCCAACCGTTGCCTCGGACGCTCCGCTAATCGCGGATTTTATGGCCGGCTTTGCGGAAAGCGCCTATGGCTACAAGGTTCATCCGGCAAGCCAATTGCCCACGGCGGAAAATACGATTGCAACAGGCAATCTATACATATGGATCGTTGATCAAATGCCGGTATCGATGGCGCATATCGCTCACCGTTCTCCAAGCCATGCCCGCATTAATTATGTCTACACGCCGCTGGAGCTGCGCAAGCAAGGGTTTGCAAGCGCGACGGTTGCCGCCTGCTGCGGCCTGATCGTGCAAGAAAACCGGATCCCCATGCTGTATGCGGATTTGACCAACCCCGATTCCAATAAGGTGTATCAGAATATCGGCTTTGTGGAAAGCGGCAAGGTAGCCGACGTCAAGTTCGTATCCTAA